From a single Aquipuribacter nitratireducens genomic region:
- the fliG gene encoding flagellar motor switch protein FliG yields MTAPVAEAVGATGAAGTAPTVEQALAAVEAAARPAPAVDLSGLQKAAVLLVMLGKDRAASVLTHLKGTDLDELVAQVVRLRDVPPVVAGEVLSQFHSLAVRQGVVGAGGEGFAREVLERSLGKESAGDVMRRIASVVAERPLKFLQDIDPQQLMSILRGEHPQTLAAVLVHLRPDQASVVMAGLSPADQAAVARRIATTGRFSPHALVVLQDALKARTSSVLPQSQSETATGGVQSLVEVINRADAATEKSILEGLEATDAALADEVKARLFVFADIVGLEDRAVQMVLRQVDSVVLATALKSVAQNVRDKVLQNVSERARADLLEEIEVMGAVRVSAVEEAQATIVQVIRALEESGQLVVRRGGGDDEYVS; encoded by the coding sequence GTGACCGCGCCCGTCGCCGAGGCGGTCGGTGCCACCGGTGCCGCCGGTACCGCCCCGACCGTCGAGCAGGCCCTGGCCGCCGTCGAGGCGGCCGCCCGGCCCGCACCCGCAGTCGACCTCAGCGGGCTGCAGAAGGCCGCCGTGCTCCTCGTCATGCTCGGCAAGGACCGTGCCGCCAGCGTCCTCACCCACCTCAAGGGCACCGACCTCGACGAGCTCGTCGCACAGGTCGTGCGGCTGCGGGACGTGCCGCCCGTCGTCGCCGGCGAGGTGCTGAGCCAGTTCCACTCCCTCGCCGTCCGGCAGGGCGTGGTCGGGGCCGGTGGCGAGGGGTTCGCCCGCGAGGTCCTCGAGCGGTCCCTCGGCAAGGAGTCCGCGGGCGACGTCATGCGCCGGATCGCCTCCGTCGTCGCGGAGCGGCCCCTGAAGTTCCTCCAGGACATCGACCCGCAGCAGCTCATGAGCATCCTGCGCGGCGAGCACCCCCAGACCCTCGCGGCGGTGCTCGTCCACCTGCGTCCCGACCAGGCCTCCGTCGTGATGGCCGGTCTGTCGCCGGCCGACCAGGCCGCCGTCGCCCGTCGCATCGCCACCACGGGCCGGTTCTCCCCGCACGCCCTCGTCGTGCTCCAGGACGCCCTCAAGGCCCGCACGTCGTCGGTGCTGCCCCAGTCGCAGAGCGAGACCGCGACCGGAGGCGTGCAGTCCCTCGTCGAGGTCATCAACCGCGCCGACGCCGCGACGGAGAAGTCCATCCTCGAGGGGCTCGAGGCGACCGACGCCGCCCTCGCCGACGAGGTCAAGGCGCGCCTGTTCGTCTTCGCCGACATCGTCGGCCTCGAGGACCGGGCCGTGCAGATGGTGCTGCGGCAGGTCGACTCCGTCGTCCTCGCGACGGCCCTCAAGAGCGTCGCGCAGAACGTCCGCGACAAGGTCCTGCAGAACGTCTCCGAGCGTGCCCGCGCCGACCTCCTCGAGGAGATCGAGGTCATGGGTGCGGTCCGGGTCAGCGCGGTCGAGGAGGCCCAGGCGACGATCGTCCAGGTCATCCGCGCCCTCGAGGAGTCGGGCCAGCTCGTGGTCCGGCGCGGCGGAGGGGACGACGAGTATGTCTCGTGA
- a CDS encoding FliI/YscN family ATPase gives MSRALAAATASALAPRLERAGDAAAPRRSGRVCGVVGLGVEVDGVQAAVGEILELDAPTGPLEAEVVAAHGPRLSCTPLHGTTGLSVGTPVRATGTTARVPLGPGLLGRVIDPTGRPLDGRPAPVAAAWGAVEASAPSPLARGRIDARLPLGVRVLDAFTPVGRGQRIGVFAGSGVGKSSLLSMITRNNAATVTVVALVGERGREVRQFVEDDLGPEGLARSVVVVATSDDPPLLRLRAAFAATRIAEGFAAAGHDVVLLMDSLTRVAHAQREVALSAGEPPATRGFPPSVFAVLPRLLERAGPLPVGSITGVYTVLVDGDDHNEPVADNVRAVLDGHVVLDRAIATAGRFPSVDVLASISRLDRHVSAPDDLAAAARVRRLLAAHRDARDLVEVGAYVPGSNADVDAALRLQRPIEDFCRQGLAEPAPLARTLDGLRALAHAAGGAS, from the coding sequence GTGAGCCGCGCGCTCGCCGCCGCCACCGCGTCGGCGCTCGCTCCCCGGCTCGAGCGGGCGGGTGACGCCGCGGCGCCGCGCCGCAGCGGCCGCGTGTGCGGCGTCGTCGGTCTCGGCGTCGAGGTGGACGGGGTCCAGGCCGCCGTCGGCGAGATCCTCGAGCTCGACGCCCCGACCGGCCCCCTGGAGGCGGAGGTCGTCGCCGCGCACGGACCCCGCCTCAGCTGCACGCCGCTTCACGGCACGACCGGGCTGTCCGTCGGCACCCCGGTGCGGGCCACGGGAACGACGGCCCGCGTGCCGCTCGGCCCCGGGCTCCTCGGACGCGTCATCGACCCCACCGGCCGCCCCCTCGACGGGCGCCCCGCACCGGTCGCGGCCGCCTGGGGTGCCGTCGAGGCCAGCGCCCCGAGCCCGCTCGCCCGCGGCCGCATCGACGCCCGGCTGCCGCTCGGGGTCCGCGTGCTCGACGCGTTCACCCCCGTCGGGCGCGGTCAGCGCATCGGTGTGTTCGCCGGCTCCGGCGTCGGCAAGTCGTCGCTGCTGTCGATGATCACGCGGAACAACGCCGCGACCGTCACCGTCGTCGCGCTCGTGGGCGAGCGCGGTCGCGAGGTCCGCCAGTTCGTCGAGGACGACCTCGGTCCCGAGGGCCTCGCCCGCTCCGTCGTCGTCGTCGCCACCTCCGACGACCCGCCCCTGCTCCGCCTCCGGGCGGCCTTCGCCGCCACCCGCATCGCGGAGGGGTTCGCCGCCGCCGGCCACGACGTCGTCCTGCTCATGGACTCCCTCACCCGCGTCGCGCACGCGCAGCGCGAGGTCGCGCTCAGCGCCGGCGAGCCACCGGCCACGCGCGGCTTCCCGCCGTCGGTGTTCGCCGTGCTGCCGCGGCTGCTCGAGCGCGCCGGACCGCTGCCCGTCGGGTCGATCACGGGCGTCTACACCGTCCTCGTCGACGGCGACGACCACAACGAGCCCGTCGCCGACAACGTCCGCGCCGTCCTCGACGGCCACGTCGTCCTCGACCGGGCCATCGCCACCGCCGGACGCTTCCCCAGCGTCGACGTCCTCGCGAGCATCTCCCGCCTCGACCGCCACGTCAGCGCCCCGGACGACCTCGCCGCGGCGGCCCGGGTGCGCCGGCTGCTCGCCGCGCACCGCGATGCCCGCGACCTCGTGGAGGTCGGCGCGTACGTGCCGGGCAGCAACGCCGACGTCGACGCGGCCCTGCGACTGCAGCGCCCGATCGAGGACTTCTGCCGCCAGGGGCTCGCCGAGCCCGCCCCCCTCGCCCGGACCCTCGACGGTCTGCGCGCCCTCGCCCACGCCGCCGGAGGTGCATCGTGA
- a CDS encoding transglycosylase SLT domain-containing protein, with amino-acid sequence MSVVEVQARIAAISGQLQQLTGRRAAVDPLQADAFAAQLGQAGAALGLSSPAAGGPGQPVTDVAALQRLLGAGGTGGVAAVGGTSPTAGGSADDGRVTGGDVVAAARKYLGVPYKWGGTDPRTGLDCSGLVQRVFKDLGVDVPRTVADQRRAGDAVPSLAQARPGDLIAFSSERSPSGRHIGIYIGDGKMINAPRAGKDVMISDVWAPERITAIRRIVPADAPATAQPAQPAQAAQAAQAAARPGWAATAGGLAEAFTAATARYDLPTGLLEAVARRESGMRSDAVSPAGAIGLMQLMPGTARELGVDPRDPVASIDGAARYLRQQLNAFGTLELALAAYNAGPGNVRRYDGIPPFAETHAYVSAILADLRA; translated from the coding sequence GTGAGCGTCGTCGAGGTGCAGGCCCGCATCGCCGCCATCAGCGGCCAGCTGCAGCAGCTCACCGGGCGCCGCGCCGCGGTCGACCCGCTGCAGGCCGACGCCTTCGCCGCCCAGCTCGGTCAGGCCGGCGCCGCGCTCGGGCTGTCGTCGCCCGCTGCGGGCGGCCCCGGGCAGCCCGTGACCGACGTCGCCGCGCTCCAGCGGCTCCTGGGGGCGGGGGGGACGGGCGGGGTGGCCGCCGTGGGCGGCACGTCGCCGACGGCGGGCGGGAGCGCCGACGACGGCCGGGTCACCGGCGGCGACGTCGTCGCCGCGGCGCGCAAGTACCTCGGCGTGCCGTACAAGTGGGGCGGTACCGACCCCCGGACGGGGCTCGACTGCTCCGGCCTCGTCCAGCGGGTGTTCAAGGACCTCGGCGTCGACGTCCCCCGTACCGTCGCCGACCAGCGCCGCGCCGGCGACGCCGTCCCCTCGCTCGCGCAGGCCCGACCCGGCGACCTCATCGCCTTCTCCAGCGAGCGCTCCCCGAGCGGGCGCCACATCGGCATCTACATCGGCGACGGAAAGATGATCAACGCCCCGCGGGCCGGCAAGGACGTCATGATCTCCGACGTCTGGGCCCCGGAACGGATCACCGCCATCCGTCGCATCGTGCCCGCCGACGCGCCCGCGACGGCGCAGCCGGCCCAGCCCGCTCAGGCCGCTCAGGCCGCTCAGGCGGCGGCCCGTCCGGGTTGGGCGGCGACGGCGGGCGGTCTCGCCGAGGCGTTCACGGCGGCCACCGCCCGCTACGACCTGCCCACCGGGCTGCTCGAGGCGGTCGCGCGCCGGGAGTCGGGCATGCGCTCCGACGCCGTCAGCCCCGCCGGTGCGATCGGGCTCATGCAGCTGATGCCCGGCACCGCCCGCGAGCTGGGCGTCGACCCCCGCGACCCGGTCGCCTCCATCGACGGGGCCGCGCGCTACCTGCGGCAGCAGCTGAACGCGTTCGGGACGCTCGAGCTCGCGCTCGCCGCCTACAACGCAGGCCCCGGCAACGTCCGCCGCTACGACGGCATCCCGCCTTTCGCCGAGACCCACGCCTACGTCTCGGCGATCCTCGCCGACCTTCGGGCCTGA
- a CDS encoding flagellar hook-length control protein FliK, whose protein sequence is MRTPPPAAALADAVVPARRTSERGAERAQRDERAAGFERALARAGSGDAREPAPRRAPAPHDGGPEPVRAVRAGHADDRTDDRTVTDPATPSTDGDAPTDRPAVDPTTGSAATVDTGAQAEAAAADTPAAALAAARERLGLRGAAPASADPTLGTTAAGTGRAGVGPTGPTGPVVTLTTSPAPAPAPDAAAGGGAAGRPAPGAPGADVAVLPVAPTAASPASSTEAAGPVATSDATSLPGATPGTPTGAAAAPGAAATTGAPHAADAGASGDRPAPSQVPAAASTSAAASGAAGATRSVSGVATVRPAPAEPAGPPVPTAATLAPSTAGPTVTGPAAAPASTPVGGTVGIGPFTLDQLDRVAAATRARVAVAEAGEVTRLVVHLSPAELGPVRITAELAPAGLQLSLAGGDEATRDALRDALGDLRQQLGSGSHDAGREHRGGHREPGGTAGGPGAPVLVPSRPEGAPAAVAVERPAGGPRRGVDVRA, encoded by the coding sequence ATGAGGACACCACCCCCCGCCGCGGCCCTCGCCGACGCGGTCGTGCCCGCGCGACGGACGAGCGAGCGTGGTGCGGAGCGCGCCCAGCGCGACGAGCGGGCCGCCGGGTTCGAGCGCGCCCTCGCGCGAGCGGGGTCCGGCGACGCGCGCGAGCCCGCGCCGCGCCGCGCCCCCGCTCCGCACGACGGCGGTCCGGAACCCGTCCGGGCCGTGCGCGCCGGACACGCCGACGACCGCACCGACGACCGCACGGTGACGGACCCCGCGACGCCCAGCACCGACGGCGACGCCCCGACGGACCGGCCCGCCGTCGACCCCACGACGGGGTCGGCCGCGACCGTCGACACCGGCGCTCAGGCCGAGGCCGCGGCCGCCGACACCCCGGCCGCCGCCCTCGCAGCCGCGCGGGAGCGCCTCGGCCTGCGGGGCGCGGCACCGGCGTCCGCGGACCCCACCCTCGGGACGACGGCAGCGGGTACCGGTCGGGCGGGGGTCGGCCCGACGGGCCCCACCGGTCCCGTGGTCACCCTCACGACGTCCCCTGCGCCGGCACCCGCTCCCGACGCGGCGGCGGGCGGCGGGGCCGCAGGACGACCGGCTCCGGGCGCACCCGGCGCGGACGTCGCGGTGCTCCCGGTGGCCCCGACCGCGGCGTCCCCTGCCTCGTCGACCGAGGCGGCCGGTCCGGTCGCCACGAGCGACGCGACGTCCCTGCCGGGCGCGACCCCGGGCACCCCGACCGGCGCAGCCGCTGCACCCGGCGCCGCCGCCACCACCGGGGCGCCGCACGCCGCGGACGCGGGCGCCTCCGGCGACAGGCCCGCGCCGTCGCAGGTCCCGGCCGCGGCCAGCACGAGCGCGGCGGCGTCCGGGGCCGCCGGGGCGACCCGGTCCGTGTCCGGCGTCGCGACCGTGCGGCCGGCGCCCGCCGAGCCCGCCGGCCCCCCGGTGCCGACCGCGGCGACCCTCGCCCCGTCGACGGCCGGCCCGACCGTCACCGGACCGGCCGCCGCACCGGCGTCGACGCCCGTCGGCGGAACGGTCGGCATCGGGCCGTTCACCCTCGACCAGCTCGACCGGGTGGCGGCCGCGACCCGCGCCCGTGTCGCGGTCGCGGAGGCCGGCGAGGTCACGCGCCTCGTCGTCCACCTGTCACCCGCGGAGCTCGGTCCTGTCCGCATCACCGCCGAGCTCGCCCCCGCCGGTCTCCAGCTGTCGCTGGCGGGCGGCGACGAGGCGACGCGAGACGCCCTGCGCGACGCCCTCGGCGACCTCCGCCAGCAGCTCGGCTCCGGCTCCCACGACGCCGGTCGCGAGCACCGCGGCGGCCACCGGGAGCCCGGTGGGACCGCCGGTGGCCCGGGTGCCCCGGTCCTCGTCCCGTCCCGCCCCGAGGGGGCTCCCGCGGCCGTCGCCGTCGAGCGGCCCGCCGGGGGTCCCCGGCGGGGGGTGGACGTCCGTGCGTGA
- a CDS encoding flagellar hook assembly protein FlgD: MTVPTSGLVTGSLQTTAYQPQSTAPTAGDELGKDAFLKLLVAQLRYQDPLNPAEGAEFIAQTAQFTQVEKLQEVADATAGSYALQQRWGAAAAVGADVTFLAADGVPATGTVVAAVLTGDEPVLKVKTGTTTTEVPFGKVQELLAPGSRTTSTTESTTPGTDAAPSA, from the coding sequence ATGACCGTCCCCACCTCCGGCCTCGTGACGGGGTCGCTGCAGACGACCGCGTATCAGCCCCAGAGCACCGCGCCCACCGCCGGTGACGAGCTCGGGAAGGACGCCTTCCTCAAGCTCCTCGTCGCGCAGCTGCGCTACCAGGATCCGCTCAACCCGGCGGAGGGCGCGGAGTTCATCGCCCAGACCGCGCAGTTCACCCAGGTCGAGAAGCTCCAGGAGGTGGCCGACGCCACCGCCGGGTCGTACGCCCTCCAGCAGCGCTGGGGAGCGGCCGCGGCGGTGGGGGCCGACGTCACGTTCCTCGCCGCCGACGGGGTGCCCGCGACCGGGACCGTCGTCGCCGCCGTCCTGACGGGTGACGAGCCGGTGCTCAAGGTCAAGACCGGCACGACCACGACCGAGGTCCCGTTCGGGAAGGTCCAGGAGCTCCTCGCTCCCGGCAGCAGAACCACCAGCACCACGGAGAGCACCACCCCAGGCACGGATGCCGCCCCTTCGGCCTGA
- the flgF gene encoding flagellar basal-body rod protein FlgF — MLRSMFSSISGLRAHQTMMDVTGNNIANVNTTGFKGSQTIFQDTLSQLLQGAGAPDANSGGTNPAQVGLGTRVAGISTNFSQGAAQTTGRATDLMISGDGFFVVDNGNETLYTRAGSFSFDAQGRLVTPDGAMVQGWGATGGVVDTNGPLGPLTLPIGVLMQPQATSTVTMGGNLPADSAGTTPITTALEVYDAQGNARTVTVQFTKVSATQWTVTATDPLSGTTTGTVTFAADGTNPTPPTMTVGGIALDLSGMTGYAGTSTAAALSQDGYAVGTLTSFGVGPDGGLVGVFSNGRREVLGQLALATFANPNGLEKAGGSMYRPSVNTGAVQVGVPGDGRGTLAGGMLEMSNVDLSQEFTNLIIAQRGFQANSRVITASDEILQDLVNMKR; from the coding sequence GTGCTCCGCTCCATGTTCAGCTCCATCAGCGGGCTCCGTGCCCACCAGACCATGATGGACGTCACCGGCAACAACATCGCCAACGTCAACACGACGGGCTTCAAGGGCTCGCAGACGATCTTCCAGGACACCCTCAGCCAGCTCCTGCAGGGAGCCGGCGCCCCCGACGCCAACAGCGGCGGCACCAACCCCGCCCAGGTCGGCCTCGGCACGCGCGTCGCGGGCATCTCGACGAACTTCAGCCAGGGCGCCGCCCAGACGACCGGCCGCGCGACCGACCTCATGATCAGTGGGGACGGGTTCTTCGTCGTCGACAACGGCAACGAGACGCTCTACACCCGCGCCGGCTCCTTCAGCTTCGACGCGCAGGGTCGGCTCGTCACGCCCGACGGCGCGATGGTGCAGGGCTGGGGCGCGACCGGTGGTGTCGTCGACACCAACGGCCCGCTCGGCCCCCTCACGCTCCCGATCGGCGTGCTCATGCAGCCGCAGGCGACGTCGACGGTCACGATGGGCGGCAACCTGCCGGCGGACTCCGCGGGCACGACCCCGATCACGACCGCGCTCGAGGTGTACGACGCGCAGGGCAACGCGCGCACCGTCACGGTGCAGTTCACGAAGGTGAGCGCGACGCAGTGGACGGTCACCGCGACCGACCCGCTGAGCGGCACGACGACCGGCACGGTGACGTTCGCGGCCGACGGGACCAACCCGACACCGCCGACCATGACCGTCGGCGGGATCGCCCTCGACCTGTCGGGGATGACCGGCTACGCCGGCACGAGCACGGCCGCGGCGCTGAGCCAGGACGGCTACGCCGTCGGCACCCTCACGTCGTTCGGCGTGGGACCGGACGGCGGGCTCGTCGGCGTGTTCTCCAACGGACGCCGCGAGGTGCTCGGCCAGCTCGCCCTCGCGACCTTCGCCAACCCCAACGGCCTGGAGAAGGCGGGCGGCTCGATGTACCGCCCGAGCGTCAACACCGGTGCCGTGCAGGTCGGCGTCCCCGGCGACGGCCGCGGCACCCTCGCCGGCGGCATGCTCGAGATGAGCAACGTCGACCTCTCCCAGGAGTTCACCAACCTCATCATCGCCCAGCGCGGCTTCCAGGCGAACTCCCGCGTCATCACGGCCTCCGACGAGATCCTCCAGGACCTCGTCAACATGAAGCGCTGA
- a CDS encoding flagellar FlbD family protein, with translation MIRLTRLNGTEFSLNPDLIHRAEETPDTVLTLIDGSRYVVTQSLSEIVDSVVAYRARVVAEANRLTAEGEWVADDDADERRQDQAHHDGADVVELRTRRA, from the coding sequence GTGATCAGACTGACCAGGCTCAACGGGACCGAGTTCTCGCTCAACCCGGACCTGATCCACCGGGCGGAGGAGACCCCGGACACCGTGCTGACCCTCATCGACGGCAGCCGGTACGTCGTCACGCAGTCCCTCTCCGAGATCGTCGACAGCGTCGTCGCCTACCGCGCGCGCGTCGTCGCCGAGGCCAACCGGCTCACCGCCGAGGGCGAGTGGGTCGCCGACGACGACGCCGACGAGCGGCGTCAGGACCAGGCCCACCACGACGGCGCGGACGTCGTCGAGCTCCGGACCAGGAGGGCCTGA
- a CDS encoding motility protein A, whose protein sequence is MDPMTLIGIALAFAAIFTSAILEGGNPMAMFFLPPMLLVFGGALGAGLAGNTLKDAPKFGKAAIKSLAGKAVQPDRSLGTVVQLAEQARREGLLGLEEAAAKVDDPFLKEALELAIDGTDPEDLQDVLMGRIEAKKAADKHGAKFFADLGAYAPTVGIIGTVLGLVHVLENLSEPETLGHLIAAAFLATLWGVLSANVLFLPMAARLKRLSELEVASMEVVLEGVLAIQAGSSPRVVARKLASLLPPGTAAPATGAKKAA, encoded by the coding sequence ATGGACCCGATGACCCTCATCGGGATCGCCCTCGCGTTCGCGGCGATCTTCACCTCCGCCATCCTCGAGGGCGGCAACCCGATGGCGATGTTCTTCCTGCCGCCCATGCTCCTCGTGTTCGGTGGCGCGCTCGGCGCCGGCCTCGCCGGCAACACGCTCAAGGACGCCCCGAAGTTCGGCAAGGCCGCGATCAAGTCCCTCGCCGGGAAGGCCGTCCAGCCCGACCGGTCCCTCGGGACCGTCGTCCAGCTCGCCGAGCAGGCGCGCCGCGAGGGTCTCCTCGGGCTCGAGGAGGCCGCCGCGAAGGTCGACGACCCCTTCCTCAAGGAGGCGCTCGAGCTCGCGATCGACGGCACCGACCCCGAGGACCTCCAGGACGTCCTCATGGGCCGCATCGAGGCGAAGAAGGCCGCCGACAAGCACGGCGCGAAGTTCTTCGCCGACCTCGGCGCCTACGCGCCGACCGTCGGCATCATCGGCACCGTCCTCGGCCTCGTCCACGTGCTGGAGAACCTCTCCGAGCCGGAGACGCTCGGGCACCTCATCGCCGCCGCGTTCCTCGCGACGCTGTGGGGCGTCCTGTCGGCCAACGTCCTGTTCCTGCCGATGGCGGCCCGCCTCAAGCGGCTCAGCGAGCTCGAGGTCGCGAGCATGGAGGTCGTCCTCGAGGGCGTCCTCGCCATCCAGGCCGGCTCCAGCCCGCGCGTCGTCGCGCGCAAGCTCGCGAGCCTGCTGCCCCCGGGGACGGCCGCGCCCGCCACCGGTGCGAAGAAGGCGGCCTGA
- a CDS encoding flagellar motor protein MotB produces the protein MARRHAKHEEEEHENHERWLISYADMITLLMVLFVVMFAISNVDQKKFAALSEGLAAGFGAPRYIVSDGGQAVIDGKGAMIDPVQVSVIAPPVPVPPAQGETALEQASPADAAEAQQAVGDAQAELASLDEIAAEAREALATEGLESRADFRVTEDGLVVVLFADDVFFTSASAELQPTGARVVDALAPVLADSGRPVDAEGHANHLPVRSTSAYPSNWELSAARAASVVRRLIEVDGLDGSRLTAAGYSDTRPLVPPSDPTSIEVNRRVDLLVRSTARPEVRALLPQLAEARRTAAG, from the coding sequence ATGGCGAGGCGCCACGCGAAGCACGAGGAGGAGGAGCACGAGAACCACGAACGGTGGCTCATCTCCTACGCCGACATGATCACGCTGCTCATGGTCCTGTTCGTCGTGATGTTCGCCATCAGCAACGTCGACCAGAAGAAGTTCGCCGCCCTCAGCGAGGGCCTCGCCGCCGGCTTCGGTGCGCCGCGCTACATCGTGAGCGACGGCGGGCAGGCCGTCATCGACGGCAAGGGCGCCATGATCGACCCGGTCCAGGTCTCGGTCATCGCCCCGCCCGTGCCCGTGCCGCCCGCGCAAGGGGAGACCGCGCTCGAGCAGGCCTCGCCCGCCGACGCCGCCGAGGCGCAGCAGGCGGTCGGCGACGCGCAGGCCGAGCTCGCGTCCCTCGACGAGATCGCCGCCGAGGCCCGGGAGGCGCTGGCGACCGAGGGCCTCGAGAGCCGCGCCGACTTCCGAGTGACGGAGGACGGGCTCGTCGTCGTCCTCTTCGCCGACGACGTCTTCTTCACCAGCGCGAGCGCGGAGCTGCAGCCCACCGGCGCGCGGGTCGTCGACGCCCTCGCTCCCGTCCTCGCCGACAGCGGCCGTCCCGTCGACGCCGAGGGTCACGCCAACCACCTGCCCGTACGCAGCACGAGCGCGTACCCGTCGAACTGGGAGCTGTCCGCCGCGCGCGCCGCGTCGGTCGTCCGCCGCCTCATCGAGGTCGACGGCCTCGACGGCTCGCGGCTCACCGCCGCCGGCTACAGCGACACCCGGCCGCTGGTCCCGCCGTCGGACCCGACGTCGATCGAGGTCAACCGCCGGGTCGACCTGCTCGTCCGCTCGACCGCCCGCCCCGAGGTGCGCGCGCTGCTCCCGCAGCTCGCCGAGGCCCGACGGACGGCGGCCGGATGA
- a CDS encoding flagellar basal body-associated FliL family protein has product MSTVTDRALTKGAKVPQQRGAGDGVEEAAPKGKKKLLLVVVAVVVLLLGGGAAAFVLLGGSGEATAEEAATAEEHAEPEPGEVLALEPVTINLADGHYLQVGIALQAALEEGGGHGELEGSKALDILIADLTGKEMTELQDPAKRAEVKAHLVEEIAHAYHEAVYDIYFTTFVMQ; this is encoded by the coding sequence ATGTCGACCGTGACCGACCGCGCGCTCACCAAGGGCGCGAAGGTGCCCCAGCAGCGCGGCGCCGGCGACGGCGTCGAGGAGGCCGCTCCCAAGGGGAAGAAGAAGCTGCTCCTCGTGGTCGTCGCCGTCGTCGTGCTCCTGCTCGGCGGAGGGGCCGCCGCGTTCGTCCTCCTCGGCGGGTCCGGCGAGGCGACGGCCGAGGAGGCGGCCACCGCGGAGGAGCACGCCGAGCCCGAGCCGGGGGAGGTGCTCGCGCTCGAGCCCGTCACCATCAACCTCGCCGACGGCCACTACCTCCAGGTCGGCATCGCCCTGCAGGCGGCGCTGGAGGAGGGCGGTGGCCACGGCGAGCTCGAGGGGAGCAAGGCCCTCGACATCCTCATCGCCGACCTCACGGGCAAGGAGATGACCGAGCTGCAGGACCCGGCGAAGCGCGCGGAGGTCAAGGCCCACCTCGTCGAGGAGATCGCGCACGCGTACCACGAGGCCGTCTACGACATCTACTTCACGACGTTCGTCATGCAGTAG
- a CDS encoding flagellar motor switch protein FliM produces MRTPHASTAPGRGRAVGTPEPYDFRRPTKLSREHARALQVVSETFARQWGTQMSSILRDGVVEPGPVSQTTYGKWVAGLPAPSLLATVATGEIGDLVLHVPQELAMVWVDRLLGGRGEAEQPSRPATQLESQLLRGLLDRVVAELPYAFAPLGSVTARVGALETNPQFAQVVGSAEAMVVIEFVVTVAEVTATASLAAPFDALQPLLDPAGDERAVVRTNPAAQQGLAEVPMTVGARMRGVAMASEDVLALAVGDVVRLGHGADHPLLLVAGERAFARAVPADRRNRLACIVVDPRKDLP; encoded by the coding sequence GTGCGGACACCTCACGCCTCGACGGCCCCCGGCCGCGGGCGCGCCGTCGGGACGCCCGAGCCCTACGACTTCCGGCGACCCACGAAGCTGTCGCGGGAGCACGCCCGTGCGCTGCAGGTGGTGTCGGAGACGTTCGCGCGGCAGTGGGGGACGCAGATGTCGTCGATCCTCCGCGACGGCGTCGTCGAGCCCGGTCCGGTGTCCCAGACGACGTACGGCAAGTGGGTGGCCGGGCTGCCCGCGCCGTCGCTGCTCGCGACGGTCGCGACCGGCGAGATCGGTGACCTCGTGCTCCACGTGCCGCAGGAGCTCGCGATGGTGTGGGTCGACCGGCTCCTCGGGGGCCGCGGCGAGGCCGAGCAGCCGTCGCGGCCCGCCACCCAGCTGGAGTCGCAGCTGCTCCGCGGGCTCCTCGACCGGGTCGTGGCGGAGCTGCCGTACGCCTTCGCGCCGCTCGGCAGCGTCACCGCCCGCGTCGGCGCGCTCGAGACCAATCCGCAGTTCGCCCAGGTCGTCGGCTCCGCCGAGGCGATGGTCGTCATCGAGTTCGTCGTCACGGTCGCCGAGGTGACAGCGACCGCGTCGCTCGCCGCGCCCTTCGACGCCCTCCAGCCGCTGCTCGACCCCGCGGGCGACGAGCGCGCCGTCGTCCGCACGAACCCGGCCGCCCAGCAGGGCCTCGCCGAGGTCCCCATGACCGTCGGGGCCCGCATGCGGGGGGTCGCCATGGCGTCCGAGGACGTCCTCGCCCTCGCCGTCGGCGACGTCGTCCGGCTCGGGCACGGCGCCGACCACCCCCTCCTCCTCGTCGCCGGCGAGCGCGCGTTCGCGCGCGCCGTGCCCGCCGACCGCCGCAACCGCCTCGCCTGCATCGTCGTCGACCCGCGGAAGGACCTCCCGTGA